The Macaca thibetana thibetana isolate TM-01 chromosome 5, ASM2454274v1, whole genome shotgun sequence genomic sequence gacagtacacccccatagatccagaggctccaggaagtcaggcagctatTGTAATGTCAttcgtaaatcaggcagccccagatatattaaaagaaaactccagaaattagaagacttggaaggaaagcggattcaggacctccttcagatagcccagcgggtttacaataacagagatactccagaagaaaggcaatttaaggccactgaaaaaaatgaccaaggtcctggcagcagtagtacagaaagagcatctacagccagagtacacccaaccCAGGCGGCCCCCCAGGcatgataatctgaaaaaagaccaatgtgcctactgcaaggaggctggccactgggtaagagactgcctCGCTACTGCCCAACCTggacctggacgccccactccacgactgcaccgaggtactagctcaggtgcacggagttcgagaagacctgcaggatcgcccacttcctgacgccgaccccgtctggttcactgatgggagcagcttcatgcatcagggccagaggtacgctggagcggcagtgacttcagagactaaggtaatctgggcggaacccctgcccccggggacatcggcccagaaggccaAATTGATAacgctcacccaagctcttaccttaggggcggggaaaaagctgacggtatatacagacagccgatatgcttttgcaacagcgcatatacatggggccatttacagggagcgggggttactaacggctgaaggaaaagaaataaaaaacaagcaagaaatcctagccctgctaacagccctatggaggccagaaaagttagccattgtgcattgcccagggcatcagaaactaactactccaactgctcaaggcaactttctagcggaccaaactgcaagaaaggtggcgaaggctcccagccaactccttgcactccagctccctgacccgggcccccgggacttgccatatttccctgattattcagaacaagatctccagtgaaTTGACaaacttcccctgaaacagatccagaatgggtggtggactgatactaatgaccaaaccatcctaccagaaaaattaggacaacaagtgttagaacacatccaccgaaccacccacctgggtgctcggcggatgatagacctgatcagacgctctaagctcaagttcagacatacagccgagatggccagcaacatcgtgacaagttgcaaagtctgccagcttaacaacgcctacccccaatcccaggctgcaacgggaacaaggctcaggggaaccaggcccggtatctactgggaagtagattttactgagataaagccaggaaaatacgggtatcggtacttacttgtctttgtagatactttttcagggtggactgaagcattccccaccaagaaagagactgctcaggttgtagcaaagaaaatcctggaagatatcctccccaggtatggcttccccgtccagatagggtcagataatgggccggccttcgtcgctaaggtaagtcaggatttggcttccatccttggggcaaattggaaactacattgcgcttacaggccccagagttcaggacatagtagagagaatgaatcggaccttaaaagagaccttaactaaattgactatggagactggcgctaattgggtggtccttctcccctacgctctgttccgggcccgtaacaccccttacagactgggccttactccttatgaaattatgtatggcagacccccacccttagttcccggcctaaaagatgatctgctcaagtctgaaacagaaaatgtctctgaactcttgttttccctacaagccttgcagaaaattcatcaagaaatctggcccaagctgaaggaactatatgagaccggtcccccgccgacaccccatccgtaccagccgggagactgggtcctggtcaagcgacaccgacaagagaccctagaacccaggtggaaaggaccactccaggtactcctaaccacacccaccgccctgaaggtagaaggcatcgcatcgtggatccactacacccacgtcaagccagtggacccaacctctgATCTTCTAggaccaatcacggcggcggctgaagcaccggacacgtggactgtggacagagctaggaacaaccccttaaaactcaccctgcgccggcagcatagctcactgcaaacatgcagttagatAGTCTAACCCTAATgttagtcgccctagtggccgctggagaaatcacaaaaccagctcataatccctttgtctggagattctggctttatgaaaaccgaacccaccctgggcaacctcataagcccggaaaattattggccagtgctgattgcccttcctcagggtgcaacagcccaattctactaaattttactggttttcaaatagccaaacctatgacaccaataatatgctttgagtttgatcagactaaatacaattgtaaacactattggtggcaccaaaatgctggctgtccttataactattgtaacatccacagaccccgttattggggagagagaaaacagttagacCCTAAATGGCCCTTCTATCGTAGACGGGATAGAGACTTTCcatatacatggatagttagagacccctggaactcccgctggaccacacctcaacatggggctgtatactactccccctcctccacatggcctagcagtcacctctatctgtggcgaggcctagtgcaagtactgcccctggtccacgggaatatccaacgacaggaaaacagactaacacaagacttacgtcctttctcctggttaaagttattacaagaaggactagaacttgctaaccttacaggacttcatagcctgtctggctgcttcctgtgcgccactctagggcgtccaccgctaacagctgtccctctgccatggggatcctctacctttgcccaagctaacaacctccgaaaccACTCATATGCTCCTATCCTGaacgtgcccctatacctaaaccccagtcaggagaagtttccctactgtttctcaggaaccaattccagcctctgcagcatcactgcaacgccccctaatatcaccttaagggctccatcaggcatattcttctggtgtaatggaaccttatctaagaacctacctagtccttctgttaataacctactatgtctccctgtcacattagttccccggttgactctactaactgctggcgagttcctagggtataccggtaactggactagtgctgttattcacccagaccctagaccaagacctgcacgagccatatttctccccctcattgcaggaatctccctcaccgcatccttcattgcggccggactggcggggggagccctaggtcacaccctcatagaaagtaacaagttataccaacaatttgccgttgctatggaggagtcggctgagtcccttgcctcccttcagcggcagctcacgtccctagctcaggtaaccttgcaaaaccggagggccctagacctactcactgcagaaaaaggtggtacatgtatatttctaaaagaagactgttgtttctacataaatgaatcaggacttgtagaggaccgggtccaacagttacgcaagttaagcactgaagtaaaaacacggcagtttgcttcagctgcagaccaatggtggaattcctctatgttttctctgttagcccccttccttggacccctgctaagtctactatttctgcttaccgtaggaccttgtgttgttaacagaattttacaatttgttagggagagatttgacaccgtacaactcatggtcctcagagcccaataccaacctgtaaacgctgaaacagaatcagacctataagacccaagattggctctaaagatacctgaaaagaaggggggaatgaaaggagctgggcacattcctcagccccgggctcaaaactccctgagcctagcacaaacacatcccatcctcccatcccaccaccatatatctctcaaactccctgagctcagtacaaacaccacctggaaagtctccgataaggagacagccgttcaaggttactgaaagcgcaggagccaaaagaatttctttgttcccctacaactttcgggctataaaaagcaaacgctcgcattgttcggggccctcttgtatactgtgtaaaggagggaccaagttcgaacttgtagtaaagatccttgccgcttggctttgactctggactctggtggtcttctttggggaacaaacagtctgggcataacagaaCTTCACTACAagtaagagaaatgcaaactgaaaGTAAAATGAGATCCCATTTTTAAGGGACAGATTGGCAAAATCATTAAAAGTGTGATTAAATTCAGTCTTGAtccaggaaaaggagaaagagatacTCTTCAGTTCTGATGAGAATGTGAATTGCTATAAGccattttggaaatttttcttgTAATACTGATCAAAAGTAAAGAAACTCCAACTTTGACCTACTCATGTCATTTTTTCTtgtgtaacatatatatatatatatatataaaacatataagccagtacataaatatatatgaaaagtatGTTAATTACAACACAATTTTTTTCTAGCAGAAAAAACTAAATTGACTGAAAAAATAGAGTAGTTTGAACAAATAATGGCATATTATCATGAAATACTATAGagtcattaaaataatacattatttttgaaaattactaagtagatttaaatgttctcatcacataacaataagtatgtgaggtaatgcatatgctAATTAGCTCACTTTAGCTATTCCATAATAGATGttcatatacatatttcaaacaaCTTGttttacacaataaatatattcaaatttatatgtcaattaaataaatagaaaactttcacatattagaaaaaatacattCTTGGCCAGGAATACAGtccataataattttttaagtgaaaaagaagTAAATTGCAGAGTGATGTGTTTGGTataattcaaaatttataaaggCAAAAAATAGCCAAAATTATACATGTACTTACATGTTTTAATATACATACAGATGTGTAGCATGAAGAGAAGTATTCAAAGATGCACACAAGGCTGTTAACATCATTATCTACTAGCAGCTGATGGGTTGTGGCCATAAACAACAGGGTAC encodes the following:
- the LOC126955432 gene encoding ERV-BabFcenv provirus ancestral Env polyprotein-like; translated protein: MQLDSLTLMLVALVAAGEITKPAHNPFVWRFWLYENRTHPGQPHKPGKLLASADCPSSGCNSPILLNFTGFQIAKPMTPIICFEFDQTKYNCKHYWWHQNAGCPYNYCNIHRPRYWGERKQLDPKWPFYRRRDRDFPYTWIVRDPWNSRWTTPQHGAVYYSPSSTWPSSHLYLWRGLVQVLPLVHGNIQRQENRLTQDLRPFSWLKLLQEGLELANLTGLHSLSGCFLCATLGRPPLTAVPLPWGSSTFAQANNLRNHSYAPILNVPLYLNPSQEKFPYCFSGTNSSLCSITATPPNITLRAPSGIFFWCNGTLSKNLPSPSVNNLLCLPVTLVPRLTLLTAGEFLGYTGNWTSAVIHPDPRPRPARAIFLPLIAGISLTASFIAAGLAGGALGHTLIESNKLYQQFAVAMEESAESLASLQRQLTSLAQVTLQNRRALDLLTAEKGGTCIFLKEDCCFYINESGLVEDRVQQLRKLSTEVKTRQFASAADQWWNSSMFSLLAPFLGPLLSLLFLLTVGPCVVNRILQFVRERFDTVQLMVLRAQYQPVNAETESDL